Below is a window of uncultured Sphaerochaeta sp. DNA.
GACTCTCTGCCTCCTGTGGCCTTGCCTATGCAATGAAGCTGGATAAGAAGGAATCCTTTGTGTATGCAATCATCGGGGACGGGGAGAGTCAGGAAGGACAGAACTGGGAGGCCGCAATGTTTGCTTCACACCACCACATTGATCATCTCATCGCCTTCACCGATTACAATAAGATGCAGATAGATGGGACAACCGATGAAGTCTTGGGCCTTGGGGATATCGAGGGGAAATGGAACAGCTTTGGCTGGTTTACCCAACGGGTTGATGGCCACGACCTTTCAGCCATGGACATGGCTATAGAAAAGGCAAAGGAACAGAAAGGAAAACCGTCCATGATTATCCTCGATACAATCAAAGGAAAAGGAGCCGCTTTCTGTGAAGGCAAGGTTGCAAACCATAACATGGCTTTTGACTTGAACACTGCAAATGAAGCCATTCAGGCACTCAGATAGGAGAGATATCATGGAAATGAAAGAGATGCGAGGCGTCTATTGCGATACCCTCCTCACCTTGGCCGAGGATGATGAGCGGATCATGGTTCTGGAAGCTGACCTGATGAAAGCTTCCGGTACAATGCCTTTCAAGCAGCGGTTCCCTGAACGCGCTGTTGATGTTGGGGTTGCTGAGGCAAACCTCGTGGGAGTGGCAGCTGGCTTGAGTGCTGCCGGGAAAATCCCGTTTGCAGCAACCTTCGGTTGTTTTGCCAGCCGCCGGGTCTTTGACCAGTTTTTCATCTCTGCTAATTACGCAAAGCTGAATGTGAAACTGGTGGGAACAGACCCTGGCATCAGTGCAGCCTTCAATGGGGGAACACACATGCCTTTCGAGGATATTGGGCTGATGCGTATGATTCCAGACCTTACCATTCTCGAACCCTCCGATCCGGTTAGCTTGAAGGCTTTGGTCAAGCAGTGCGCCGAACACTATGGTTGCACCTATATGCGACTCCATCGAAAAGCAGTGCAACCGCTCTATGCAGAGGATGCGGCGTTCACCTTGGGAAAAGGGAAAGTACTGAAAGATGGAACTGATGTCACCATCATTGCCCTGGGCGCTATCCTGGTTCCCGAAGCAATTAAGGCTTCGGCGATGCTGAAGAAACAAGGTATCAACGCTGCAGTCATCGATATGCATACCGTAAAGCCTTTGGATGAGGATCTTGTACTCACCTATGCAAAGAAAACAGGTGCCATTGTTACTGCCGAAAACCACCAAATCGCGGGGGGCCTAGGTGCAGCGGTTGCCAACTTGCTCAGCACAAGGCTCCCTACCCATATGGCAATGGTAGGCATCCATGACGAGTTCGGCCAGGTAGGAACGCAGGATTGGTTGCAAGCCTACTACAAGCTTACTGCAGAAGAAATTGTGAGAAAAGCACTCTCAATAAGGAGAAAATCATGAAAATTGCAATTGCATCAGACCTCTCAGGATTCCCTCTCAAGGCAGAGATCACCAAACACCTGCAGGAACAAGGCTATGAAGTACTCGACTTCGGTATCGAATCCGCAGATACACCACAGCCCTATTTCATCCAGGCTCCCAAGGTTGCTCTAGCCCTCCAGAAGGGTGAGGCGGAGAAAGGCATCCTGATATGCGGGACTGGACAAGGTATGGCTATTGTCGCCAACAAGCATAAGGGAATCTACGCCTGCGTGGTGGACAGCATCTTCAGCGCAGAGCGAGCAAAGATTGTAAACAACGCCAATGTAATTACGATGGGTGGGTGGATTACCGCCCCCTTCCTCGGTGTGCAAATTGTAGATGCTTGGCTGGCCATGTCCTTTACCCAGAAAATGGAGTTCAAGAAGGACTTCCTCAGTAATGCTTTCTCCCAGGTACAGGCCATTGAAGAGGAGCATTTCAAATGATCAGCAGACTGCTAAGCCCGGTTCATATCTTGAGTGTTTCTTCCTTGCAAGGTACTGAACTTGAAAGAATCCTGCGTTATACAGCAAACCTTCCCGGCCCATTGCATGTCAGCATCGTCACTGACGACGCTCCCATAGAAGGGAAACAGGTCTTGATCGATGAGCTCACCGCCCTCACCCCTGTTGAGGTATTCAGCCAGGTACAACCCAATCCGAGAACCGAAGACATTGAGGCAATGTTTCATGACAAGCGGTTCATGAATACCGATATTATCCTTGGAATCGGAGGAGGCAGTGTCCTGGACTCAGCAAAAGCCTTGGCGATGCTGATGACCAACAAGGGTTCCCTTGAATCGTACTTGCAGGGAGAACTCATCACCAACCGCTCCCTACCCTTGGTCTTGATCCCTACCACTGCAGGAACCGGCTCTGAGGTCACAAAAGTTGGGGTGTACAGTGATGGTACAGGGAGAAAGCATACCTTGGGTTCTCCTCACATGAGTGCACATACAGCAATCCTTATCGCTTCCTTGCTCGATACGGTTCCTCCTGGGCTTTGCGCAGCAACGGGTCTGGATGCCCTCGACCACGCACTGGAGTCCATCTGGAACAAGAACAGCACGGCAATCACCAGGGAGTGTGCGAGGGAAGCCGCATACAAGGTTCTTCAGACACTTCCCCAGCTCTATGACGCAACCATACAGAATCAAGAGAGAAGATCCTTGCAACAGGAGATGCTGAAAGCTTCCAATGAGGCGGGAATCGCCTTCAACCTCACGGGAACGGCTGCAGGACATGCAATATCCTTCATCCTCTCAGAGAATTGGCATATCCCCCATGGGCTGTCCTGTGCGTTTACCCTGCTTGAGGTATTCGATTGGGCTGCAAGGAATGATCAGAACCGAGAGGAGCTTGCAAAGCTGGGAAAGATGGTGCATCCCGAGCAAGTGGGAAGAGATGCATTGGTCTCTGCACTACGTGATGACATTGACTCCTTGCTCTCCCACCTTAAGATTCCCCGCAGTTTTCGCGATCTCTCCCTGGATATCGACAGGGATACAATCTGTAGGGAGTTTTCTCGTGTAGAGACCGACCCAAAGCTGCACAACCAGGTTCCACCACTCTCAATGGAGGATCTTTACTCACTTCTGGAGGCAAAAAGGTGACCACCTTGGTCCTTAGTGGACTGGTGGTCTTTGTGACCCATGCCCTTGAAGCAGTAACTGGATTTGGATGCTCAGTGCTGGCAATGCCTTTTGTCAGTGCATTGCTGGGAGTCAAGACAGCGGTAAAAGTCATTACCATTCTGGCTTGGCTGTTGGCATTGTATATTGTGATTCGGAATTTTTTCAAGATCGACTGGAGGCAATATTCCATCATCACTGGCTTGATGCTCCTTGGTTTGCCGGTGGGCATGTACTTGTTCCGCTCACAGCAGAGCGGTAGCCTGAATCTGATACTTGCCCTCTTCATCATTGTGGTCTCAGTCAGCCAACTCTATCGTCAGGCAAGAAGGACAGGTGACAGTGCTCCTCCTACAGGGTATAAAGTACTCCCCTATTACCTGTTTCTCTTCCTCGGTGGTATCGTGCATGGGGTGTTCTCCTCTGGTGGTCCACTTGTGGTACTGTATGCAACCAGAGCCCTGCCTGACAAAGGAAAGTTCAGGGCAACACTTTGTCTGCTCTGGACCACACTGAATACCATTATCATAGCTGGATATCTCGTCGAGGGATCACTGACGCTTCCGGTGGTAAAAACCACAGCAATGCTTGTGCCGTTTGTGGTGGCAGGGATCATTGCAGGGGAGCATATCCATGACAAGGTTGATGCACGTCATTTTTCCCTGATTGTCTTTTCCATGTTGCTGGCTACTGGTATAGTGATGGTACTATTTGCGAGGTAATGCTATGAAAACATCCCGGTTTCACGTTCCGTTGGACCTTGTGAGAAACAATCCAAACGAGAAAATTCACTCAATAGAGTCCTCCCGCTTCAAGAAGTATGGTCGGATTCTTCATGATTTCGATTCATCCTACTTGGTTGCTCTTGCAGACCGTGTGACGACCATTCCTGAGCAAGACATTACATATGAGACATTTCTGCCAGTATTGGAAGAGCCCGCTCTCATGGAGGAAATAAAACTCTATTATGGTGAACAGGACATCCAGATCGGGTACTGCAATGGGAAGAACCAGAGTATCAACGGTATGGAGTACCATAAGAGTCCGGAATTGTTCATTGCAGTAACCGATTGCCTGCAGTTCCTGACGGAATTCTCGGAATTGGAAAATTTCGACTCAGTTGACACTCGTTCATCTGAACTATTCTTTTTCCCTAAAGGGTCAGCGGTCATCGTTGAAGCCAATGTACTGCATCTTGCTCCCTGCGGAGCGTCGAAAGAAGGATTCAAGTCAATCATTGTCCTCCCTAGGGGCACCAATGAGCCACTATCGAAGAGCATGGCTGAGAAAGTCTCCAAGAGCAGTGACCCGGAATCGAAGTTGTTACTGAAGAATAATAAATGGATTCTAGCCCATCCAGAGAGGACCAATCTGGTCAAGCAAGGTGTCCATGCAGGACTGCGGGGACATAACCGGAGCATAACGCCTGTGTGAACAATGAAGACCGGCCTCCTGAAGCCGGTCTCCTGTATCGATTGTTTGAAAAGAAGGCCGCAAACGCGGCCTTCTTCTGAACACTACTTGGAAATGAGCATGGTCTTGGGATCGAGACTTACACCCATAGGCTTCTCGTATATCCCGTCATGGGCCTTCACGGCCGTCATTACCACTTTGTCTCGTTCCTCATTGTATATGAGTCCAATGAGGACATCAATCAAATCGATATATTTGTGCATGGTGTTTGGGACACCATATTTGTCATACATAACATCAGAGCGAACAGGAGATACACTGAACCATACCTCCAGATTCATATTCTGTGCAAACTGCTTGATCTTGCGAACATCATCCTCAGTTGCCACGGTTAGCTTGTATCCGTCAAAGAGAATGGCGTCTGCCTTGAAACTCCCATGATTGATCAAGGTCTCCAAACTGGAAAGCACCTTATCAATGGTGACATTCTCCTGGCTGAAATTCATGACCACACGGTTACTGAGAATATTGTTGTACACGGTCGCTGCATCATCAAGAGTACGGCCATCAGAGACTTCCCTGAAGACCTCCTTATACCA
It encodes the following:
- a CDS encoding transketolase, which gives rise to MLSSDQSKQLASFAKEIRGQTLFTIGNLGVGHIGGALSIVDLLALLYGKVLRIDPTNPLWERRDLLVLSKGHAGPALYATLALKGFFPVEELRTLNQGGTNLPSHCDRTKTKGIDMTTGSLGQGLSASCGLAYAMKLDKKESFVYAIIGDGESQEGQNWEAAMFASHHHIDHLIAFTDYNKMQIDGTTDEVLGLGDIEGKWNSFGWFTQRVDGHDLSAMDMAIEKAKEQKGKPSMIILDTIKGKGAAFCEGKVANHNMAFDLNTANEAIQALR
- a CDS encoding transketolase C-terminal domain-containing protein, whose translation is MEMKEMRGVYCDTLLTLAEDDERIMVLEADLMKASGTMPFKQRFPERAVDVGVAEANLVGVAAGLSAAGKIPFAATFGCFASRRVFDQFFISANYAKLNVKLVGTDPGISAAFNGGTHMPFEDIGLMRMIPDLTILEPSDPVSLKALVKQCAEHYGCTYMRLHRKAVQPLYAEDAAFTLGKGKVLKDGTDVTIIALGAILVPEAIKASAMLKKQGINAAVIDMHTVKPLDEDLVLTYAKKTGAIVTAENHQIAGGLGAAVANLLSTRLPTHMAMVGIHDEFGQVGTQDWLQAYYKLTAEEIVRKALSIRRKS
- a CDS encoding RpiB/LacA/LacB family sugar-phosphate isomerase — its product is MKIAIASDLSGFPLKAEITKHLQEQGYEVLDFGIESADTPQPYFIQAPKVALALQKGEAEKGILICGTGQGMAIVANKHKGIYACVVDSIFSAERAKIVNNANVITMGGWITAPFLGVQIVDAWLAMSFTQKMEFKKDFLSNAFSQVQAIEEEHFK
- a CDS encoding iron-containing alcohol dehydrogenase, which encodes MISRLLSPVHILSVSSLQGTELERILRYTANLPGPLHVSIVTDDAPIEGKQVLIDELTALTPVEVFSQVQPNPRTEDIEAMFHDKRFMNTDIILGIGGGSVLDSAKALAMLMTNKGSLESYLQGELITNRSLPLVLIPTTAGTGSEVTKVGVYSDGTGRKHTLGSPHMSAHTAILIASLLDTVPPGLCAATGLDALDHALESIWNKNSTAITRECAREAAYKVLQTLPQLYDATIQNQERRSLQQEMLKASNEAGIAFNLTGTAAGHAISFILSENWHIPHGLSCAFTLLEVFDWAARNDQNREELAKLGKMVHPEQVGRDALVSALRDDIDSLLSHLKIPRSFRDLSLDIDRDTICREFSRVETDPKLHNQVPPLSMEDLYSLLEAKR
- a CDS encoding sulfite exporter TauE/SafE family protein; translation: MTTLVLSGLVVFVTHALEAVTGFGCSVLAMPFVSALLGVKTAVKVITILAWLLALYIVIRNFFKIDWRQYSIITGLMLLGLPVGMYLFRSQQSGSLNLILALFIIVVSVSQLYRQARRTGDSAPPTGYKVLPYYLFLFLGGIVHGVFSSGGPLVVLYATRALPDKGKFRATLCLLWTTLNTIIIAGYLVEGSLTLPVVKTTAMLVPFVVAGIIAGEHIHDKVDARHFSLIVFSMLLATGIVMVLFAR
- a CDS encoding DUF4867 family protein, which encodes MKTSRFHVPLDLVRNNPNEKIHSIESSRFKKYGRILHDFDSSYLVALADRVTTIPEQDITYETFLPVLEEPALMEEIKLYYGEQDIQIGYCNGKNQSINGMEYHKSPELFIAVTDCLQFLTEFSELENFDSVDTRSSELFFFPKGSAVIVEANVLHLAPCGASKEGFKSIIVLPRGTNEPLSKSMAEKVSKSSDPESKLLLKNNKWILAHPERTNLVKQGVHAGLRGHNRSITPV